A window of Corvus hawaiiensis isolate bCorHaw1 chromosome 17, bCorHaw1.pri.cur, whole genome shotgun sequence contains these coding sequences:
- the VAPB gene encoding vesicle-associated membrane protein-associated protein B/C, with product MAKAEQVLSLEPQHELKFKGPFTDVVTTNLKLGNPTDRNVCFKVKTTAPRRYCVRPNSGIIDAGTSINVSVMLQPFDYDPNEKSKHKFMVQSMFAPADTSDMEAVWKEAKPEELMDSKLRCVFELPAENDKPHDIEINKIVSTTATKTDSSVMSKSISSSLDDTEVKKVMEDYKRLQVEVQRLREENKQFKEEDGLRMRKVPQTNNPISPSAAAVKDEGLSSRLLALVVLFFVFGVIIGKIAL from the exons GTCCTTTCACAGATGTGGTCACTACAAACCTGAAGCTCGGCAACCCCACGGACAGAAATGTGTGCTTCAAAGTTAAGACCACAGCACCACGTAGATACTGTGTAAGGCCCAACAGTGGAATTATCGATGCAGGAACATCAATTAATGTTTCTG tgatgCTACAGCCTTTTGACTATGACCCTAATGAGAAAAGTAAACACAAGTTTATGGTTCAGTCTATGTTTGCTCCAGCTGATACTTCAGATATGGAAGCAGTA TGGAAAGAAGCAAAACCGGAAGAACTCATGGATTCGAAACTTAGGTGTGTGTTTGAGCTACCAGCAGAAAATGATAAGCCT CATgacatagaaataaataaaattgtatcCACAACTGCAACAAAGACAGATTCCTCTGTAATGTCTAAATCAATAAGTTCTTCTTTGGATGACACTGAAGTTAAGAAAGTAATGGAAGACTATAAGAGGCTTCAAGTAGAAGTTCAGAGGTTACGGGAGGAGAATAAACAGTTTAAG GAAGAAGATGGACTGCGGATGAGGAAGGTACCCCAGACAAACAACCCAATAtctccttctgcagctgctgtcaaGGACGAAGGGCTCAGCTCCAGACTACTTGCTttggtggttttgttctttgtctttggtGTAATTATAGGAAAAATAGCCTTGTAG